The following coding sequences are from one Oncorhynchus kisutch isolate 150728-3 linkage group LG23, Okis_V2, whole genome shotgun sequence window:
- the LOC109868187 gene encoding rod cGMP-specific 3',5'-cyclic phosphodiesterase subunit beta-like codes for MSATKEDVEKFLDGNPAFAQGYFNKKLTPGALSVMAGISESKVDFGMLQELGQIEEGQILFDLIKEMQENVNMEKVVFKILKRIVALIQADRCSLFMYRERNGIAELATRLFNITTESELDDCVVHPDHEIVFPLDLGVVGNVAQTKKHVNLKDVNESSHFSSFVDDLTEYKTRNILASPIMNGEDVVAVIMALNKTTGPHFTTEDEDLFLKYLRIATLNLKIYQLNYLYNCETRKGQVLLWSANKVFEELTDIERQFHKALYTVRAYLNCDRYSVGLLDMTKEKEFFDIWPVLMGDQPPYSGPLTPDGREVIFYKVIDYILHGKEDIKVIATPTLEHWVLCTGLPTYVAETGLICNIINPATEEMFKFQSEPLDDSGWTIKNVLSMPIVNMTEDIVGVATFYNRKDGKPFDQQDEELMEAMTNFLGWSHLNTDTYDRMKMIENRKDIAQDMVLYHVKCRDDEIQNILKTRQYFNREPCDCEEEEFLQILKKELPGPKKFEIYEFGFSDFDCTELELVMCAIQMFYEVGVVKKFQVPQEVLVRFMYSISKGYRKMPYHNWRHGFNVGQTMFTLLTTGNMKRYYTDLEVMAMITSAFLHDIDHRGTNNLYQVKSGNPLAKLHGSSVLERHHLEFSKFLLADESLNIYQNLNRRQNEHAIHLMDIAIIATDLQLYFKKRTMFQKIVDLSKTYEDEKKWVDWMSLETTRKEIVLAMMMTACDLSALTKPWEVQSKVALSEAAEFWVQGDLEREVLENQPITMMDRNFAGELPKLQCGFIDFVCTFVYKELSRFHPAIQPMYDGMLNNRKEWKAKQEEYEAQQAILKAQSGSKTCSVC; via the exons ATGAGTGCGACGAAGGAAGATGTTGAGAAGTTCCTGGATGGGAACCCGGCTTTCGCCCAGGGCTACTTCAACAAGAAGCTCACACCGGGGGCCCTCTCTGTGATGGCAGGCATCTCGGAGTCCAAGGTGGACTTTGGGATGTTACAGGAGCTGGGTCAGATAGAGGAAGGCCAGATCCTGTTCGACCTGATCAAAGAAATGCAGGAGAACGTGAACATGGAGAAAGTGGTGTTTAAGATTCTGAAGAGGATCGTCGCCCTGATCCAAGCTGACCGCTGCAGCCTGTTCATGTACCGGGAGAGGAACGGCATCGCGGAGCTGGCCACTCGTCTCTTCAACATCACTACAGAGTCAGAGCTGGACGACTGTGTGGTGCACCCTGACCATGAGATCGTCTTCCCCCTGGACCTTGGGGTGGTGGGAAATGTGGCCCAGACCAAGAAACACGTCAATTTGAAAGACGTCAATGAG AGCAGTCACTTCAGCTCATTCGTTGATGACCTGACAGAGTACAAGACCAGGAACATTTTAGCCTCGCCCATCATGAACGGAGAGGATGTGGTGGCTGTGATCATGGCCCTGAACAAGACCACTGGACCACACTTCACCACTGAGGATGAGGAT CTTTTTTTGAAGTATCTCAGAATAGCCACTTTGAACCTGAAGATTTACCAGCTGAACTACCTGTACAACTGTGAGACTCGAAAAGGACAG GTCCTGTTGTGGTCTGCCAACAAGGTGTTTGAGGAGCTGACAGACATTGAGAGACAGTTCCACAAAGCCCTGTATACAGTGCGGGCCTACCTGAACTGTGACAGGTACTCTGTGGGCCTATTGGACATGACCAAGGAGAAG GAGTTCTTTGACATCTGGCCAGTGTTGATGGGAGACCAGCCCCCTTACTCTGGACCTCTTACCCCTGATGGCAGA GAAGTCATATTCTACAAAGTCATTGATTATATTTTGCATGGAAAAGAGGACATCAAAGTTATCGC GACTCCCACTCTAGAACACTGGGTTTTGTGTACTGGACTTCCCACATATGTGGCTGAAACTGGTCTT ATATGTAACATCATAAATCCCGCCACAGAGGAGATGTTCAAGTTTCAG TCAGAACCCTTGGATGATAGTGGTTGGACCATAAAGAATGTGCTGTCCATGCCAATCGTCAACATGACAGAAGATATTGTGGGCGTGGCTACATTCTACAACAGGAAAGATGGGAAGCCATTCGATCAGCAGGATGAGGAGCTAATGGAG GCTATGACTAACTTCCTGGGCTGGTCCCACCTCAACACAGACACCTATGACAGGATGAAAATGATAGAGAACCGGAAAGACATAGCTCAGGACATGGTGCTCTACCACGTCAAGTGCCGTGATGACGAAATACAGAATATCCTG AAAACCAGACAGTATTTCAACAGAGAGCCCTGTGACTGTGAAGAGGAAGAGTTCCTGCAGATTCTG AAAAAAGAACTGCCTGGCCCCAAGAAGTTTGAGATCTATGAGTTCGGGTTCTCTGACTTTGACTGCACAGAGCTGGAGCTGGTGATGTGTGCGATCCAGATGTTCTATGAGGTCGGAGTGGTCAAGAAGTTCCAGGTTCCACAGGAG GTTCTGGTACGCTTCATGTACTCTATCAGCAAAGGCTACAGGAAAATGCCCTATCACAACTGGCGCCACGGTTTCAATGTCGGACAGACCATGTTCACACTGTTGACG ACAGGGAACATGAAGAGATACTACACAGATCTGGAGGTGATGGCAATGATCACATCTGCTTTCCTCCATGATATCGACCACAGGGGCACCAACAACCTCTATCAGGTGAA ATCTGGTAACCCACTTGCCAAGCTTCACGGCTCATCTGTCCTGGAGAGGCATCATCTAGAATTTAGCAAGTTCCTCCTGGCAGACGAG TCCTTGAATATATACCAGAACCTCAACAGAAGACAGAACGAGCATGCCATCCACCTCATGGACATTGCCATCATTGCAACAGACTTGCAACTCTATTTCAA GAAGCGAACAATGTTCCAGAAGATTGTCGACCTATCAAAGACCTACGAAGATGAGAAGAAGTGGGTGGACTGGATGTCCCTGGAGACGACCAGGAAAGAGATTGTCCT GGCCATGATGATGACAGCATGTGACTTGTCAGCCCTCACTAAGCCATGGGAGGTACAAAGCAAG GTGGCGCTATCTGAAGCAGCTGAGTTCTGGGTGCAGGGTGACTTGGAAAGAGAAGTTCTTGAAAATCAACCCATT ACAATGATGGACAGAAACTTTGCTGGTGAACTGCCCAAGCTGCAGTGTGGTTTCATTGACTTTGTCTGCACATTTGTCTACAAG gAACTGTCCCGCTTCCATCCGGCCATCCAGCCGATGTATGATGGCATGCTGAACAACAGGAAGGAGTGGAAGGCCAAGCAGGAAGAGTATGAGGCACAACAGGCCATCCTGAAAGCCCAGTCAG GGTCCAAGACGTGCTCAGTGTGCTGA
- the atp5me gene encoding ATP synthase subunit e, mitochondrial, translating to MVPPVAVSPVIKTARWSFLLIGMFYGKQRYDYLKPRAEKERLVEEAEKKIREEQEKIAKALAEASEDTILK from the exons ATGGTTCCCCCAGTTGCAGTCTCTCCTGTCATCAAG ACGGCCAGGTGGTCATTCTTGCTCATTGGCATGTTTTATGGCAAACAAAGATATG ACTATCTGAAGCcaagagcagagaaagagaggcttGTTGAGGAGGCAGAGAAGAAGATCCGAGAGGAGCAAGAGAAAATTGCCAAAGCACTTGCAGaag CCTCTGAAGACACCATCCTGAAATGA